The genomic window GACCCCTTCTTCGTCATCGCCACCCAGAACCCCATGGACACCTCGGGCACCTTCCCCCTTCCGGAAAGCCAGATGGACCGCTTCGCCTGCGTCCTCCACCTGGGCTACCCCGATCCGGTCTCGGAGCGGCTCGTCCTGCGGGGCGAGGCCGGCTCCGGGATCCTGGAGTCCCTGGAACCGGCCATGGATCTGGACGGCTGGCGCCGGGCCCGGGCCGAGGTGCGCAAGGTGCGGGCCTCCGACGGCGCGCTGGACTACGCCGAGCGCGTGGTGGCGCGGATCCGCGAGAACCGGGGCTTCTGCTCCACCCGGG from Geothrix sp. 21YS21S-2 includes these protein-coding regions:
- a CDS encoding AAA family ATPase — encoded protein: MATQNPMDTSGTFPLPESQMDRFACVLHLGYPDPVSERLVLRGEAGSGILESLEPAMDLDGWRRARAEVRKVRASDGALDYAERVVARIRENRGFCSTRAAGHWLALSRAEAWLDGRDFVTPDDLQSTLGDAMAHRGTMDDRRLNRDERREQLGRMVAEVPVGWKP